The Deltaproteobacteria bacterium genome includes a region encoding these proteins:
- the rpsU gene encoding 30S ribosomal protein S21 produces the protein MQIVVKDNDIEHALKALKRKIARDGLLKQLKTKRAYEKPSEKRKRKERESLRRIRKAMARRNRRAARY, from the coding sequence ATTCAGATTGTCGTCAAGGACAATGATATTGAGCACGCCTTGAAGGCTCTGAAGCGCAAGATCGCTCGAGACGGGCTGCTCAAACAGCTCAAAACCAAAAGAGCTTACGAGAAACCCAGCGAAAAGCGCAAGCGCAAGGAGCGGGAATCGCTGCGACGTATTCGCAAGGCCATGGCCAGAAGAAACAGAAGAGCCGCCAGGTACTAG
- a CDS encoding leucyl aminopeptidase yields MKINYKIIDPVGVKTPALIVFLFSDDKPGLRRRPELAGLKHLISPRLKTKDFTGDHLSVLGLFQEIKRGPERLILVGLGPEKEHGPEKLRSAAAKAAQAARDFNLQEAAMLLPPKWENLKNPEELAEVTALGVRLGLYRYDELKTRDKDKAGLLRHMTLVSAEKIETGKFNTALKKAEASAKAICYARDLVNRPSNLLKPDDLAREAKALARSQGLKIKVLGLAEAKRRKMGAFLSVTQGSESPGRIIILEYHGTGRRIKPLALLGKAITFDSGGINLKPADGLKNMKTDMAGGAAVLAVLAAAASLKLKVNLVGIVPAAENMPSGKSCRPGDVITSMSGLNVEITNTDAEGRMVLADALTLAHEYNPCAIIDLATLTGACLVALGDKIAALMGTDAELVQRLKEAGEKSGDRVWELPLYDPYFEFLKSEVADFNNAGGRAAGAIIGGLFLKQFVSEIPWAHLDIAGTARTEKGGPDTRIGGTGFGVNLVLHYLYSQE; encoded by the coding sequence ATGAAAATAAATTATAAGATCATTGATCCAGTCGGTGTAAAAACGCCGGCTTTGATTGTTTTTCTCTTTTCCGATGACAAACCCGGACTTAGGAGGCGGCCCGAGCTGGCCGGGCTCAAGCATTTGATCAGCCCGCGCCTTAAGACCAAAGACTTCACGGGCGACCACCTCTCCGTTCTCGGACTGTTCCAGGAGATTAAGCGAGGCCCGGAGCGGCTCATCCTGGTCGGTCTTGGCCCTGAAAAGGAGCATGGACCGGAAAAACTGCGGTCTGCCGCGGCCAAGGCTGCCCAGGCCGCGCGTGACTTCAACCTCCAGGAAGCAGCCATGCTTCTGCCTCCAAAATGGGAAAACCTAAAAAATCCGGAAGAGCTGGCCGAGGTAACGGCCCTGGGCGTGCGCCTCGGTCTTTATCGTTATGACGAACTTAAAACCAGGGATAAGGACAAGGCCGGGCTTCTGAGGCACATGACTCTCGTTTCTGCAGAGAAAATCGAGACGGGCAAGTTTAATACCGCCTTGAAAAAGGCAGAGGCTTCTGCCAAGGCCATATGCTACGCCCGGGACCTGGTCAATCGCCCTTCCAACCTGCTCAAACCGGATGACCTGGCCAGGGAAGCCAAGGCACTGGCCCGCAGCCAGGGGCTTAAGATCAAGGTCCTTGGCCTGGCAGAAGCCAAACGCCGCAAGATGGGAGCATTTCTCTCAGTGACTCAAGGCAGCGAATCCCCTGGCCGGATCATTATCCTCGAATACCACGGGACCGGGCGCCGGATAAAACCCCTGGCCCTGTTAGGCAAGGCCATTACCTTTGACAGCGGCGGGATCAACCTCAAACCAGCCGACGGCCTCAAGAACATGAAGACTGACATGGCCGGAGGCGCGGCGGTCCTGGCCGTGCTGGCCGCGGCAGCCTCTCTGAAACTCAAGGTTAACCTGGTCGGTATTGTGCCGGCAGCGGAGAACATGCCTTCTGGTAAATCCTGTCGCCCGGGCGACGTTATCACCTCCATGTCAGGATTGAACGTGGAAATAACGAACACCGACGCCGAGGGCCGGATGGTCCTGGCCGATGCCTTGACTCTGGCTCACGAATATAATCCTTGCGCCATCATTGATCTGGCCACCCTGACCGGGGCCTGCCTCGTGGCCCTGGGGGATAAGATCGCCGCTCTCATGGGCACGGACGCGGAGCTGGTTCAGAGGCTCAAAGAGGCCGGGGAGAAAAGCGGGGATCGCGTCTGGGAACTGCCTCTTTATGACCCTTACTTTGAGTTTCTGAAGAGCGAGGTTGCGGATTTTAATAATGCGGGCGGCAGGGCGGCTGGAGCCATTATCGGCGGTCTCTTTTTGAAACAGTTCGTGTCAGAGATCCCCTGGGCTCACCTGGACATCGCCGGAACGGCCCGAACGGAAAAAGGCGGACCTGACACCAGGATCGGCGGCACGGGCTTTGGCGTCAACCTGGTGCTTCACTATCTGTATTCACAAGAATGA
- a CDS encoding molybdopterin-guanine dinucleotide biosynthesis protein MobB — protein sequence MKIKSKFWLENDAGRVVLDEGRLKILELINELGSIPAAAEAMNMSPRRLRAQVTAMERKLKGKLVATSAGPKKTKSSRLTHKAKKLIQDFKNLDQEGLDHARELFKKIFQGSSSPGFPAVPVVVVVGPAGSGKTSLMKGLIKEWTGRGRRVAVIKRIDDSGKLPSEVRQFFKAGVKGFILSGPNGFRIEIPEEAELQPEIIAANYVSGIDLALVESRESLNLPSIEVFRLDKQKIPLTRKRKNLLVVTGDRPRGSKDWPYIKMDDLTGIVDLIEKAVIRKAEGYHQTELLVDGRRVPMLSFVEVIIANAVTGMVTSLKSCEKAENIQLTIHVPEVK from the coding sequence ATGAAGATAAAATCGAAGTTCTGGTTAGAAAATGACGCTGGCCGGGTGGTTCTTGACGAAGGCCGCCTGAAAATCCTGGAGCTCATCAATGAACTGGGTTCGATCCCGGCCGCGGCCGAGGCCATGAACATGTCCCCCCGCCGTCTTCGGGCGCAGGTTACGGCCATGGAGAGAAAACTCAAAGGCAAACTCGTGGCCACATCCGCTGGACCGAAAAAGACCAAAAGCAGCCGTTTGACACATAAGGCAAAAAAATTAATACAGGATTTTAAAAACCTCGATCAGGAAGGCCTCGATCATGCTCGTGAGCTTTTTAAAAAAATCTTTCAGGGCTCCTCCAGCCCTGGCTTTCCGGCAGTCCCGGTTGTGGTTGTGGTTGGCCCGGCCGGTAGCGGTAAAACCAGCTTGATGAAAGGGCTGATCAAGGAATGGACCGGGCGGGGCCGTCGGGTGGCTGTAATAAAGCGCATTGATGATTCCGGGAAGCTGCCATCAGAGGTCAGGCAGTTTTTTAAGGCAGGAGTTAAGGGGTTCATCCTTTCCGGACCAAACGGGTTCCGGATTGAGATACCGGAGGAGGCGGAGCTTCAGCCGGAAATCATTGCCGCCAATTATGTCTCCGGGATTGACCTGGCTCTGGTCGAGAGCCGTGAGTCTCTCAACCTGCCCAGTATTGAAGTCTTTCGGCTGGATAAGCAGAAAATCCCTTTAACCAGAAAGCGGAAGAATCTCCTGGTCGTGACCGGCGACAGGCCGCGGGGGAGCAAAGATTGGCCGTATATAAAAATGGATGATCTCACTGGAATCGTGGACCTCATCGAGAAGGCCGTCATCAGGAAGGCAGAGGGCTATCACCAGACAGAGCTTCTGGTAGACGGCCGGCGAGTGCCCATGCTGTCATTTGTTGAGGTCATCATCGCAAATGCCGTCACCGGCATGGTGACATCGCTGAAGTCCTGCGAAAAGGCCGAGAATATTCAGCTCACCATTCACGTTCCTGAAGTTAAATAA
- the rfaE2 gene encoding D-glycero-beta-D-manno-heptose 1-phosphate adenylyltransferase: MLNHRDKIMTWRQAKARVAACQEAEQKVVFTNGCFDFLHLGHLRYLTDARNLGDFLVIGLNSDRSTREIKGPTRPIMPEDQRAEILAGLNVVDAVVIFDEPDPLELITFLLPDVLVKGGDWPLDKIIGREVVEQNGGTVLTIPLTPEVSTSAIINRILELNRADSKE; encoded by the coding sequence ATGCTCAACCACCGCGATAAAATCATGACCTGGAGGCAGGCTAAGGCACGGGTGGCAGCCTGTCAGGAGGCCGAACAGAAGGTCGTCTTTACCAACGGCTGCTTCGATTTCCTTCACCTGGGCCATCTGCGCTACCTGACTGATGCCCGAAACTTAGGGGATTTTCTAGTTATCGGTCTTAACTCCGACCGCTCCACCCGGGAGATCAAGGGTCCGACCAGGCCGATCATGCCTGAAGATCAGCGGGCTGAAATTCTGGCCGGGCTGAACGTTGTGGATGCGGTGGTTATCTTTGATGAGCCTGACCCCCTTGAACTCATTACCTTCCTCCTGCCGGACGTTCTGGTTAAGGGCGGGGACTGGCCTTTGGATAAAATCATCGGCCGGGAGGTAGTGGAACAAAACGGCGGGACCGTCTTGACCATCCCGCTTACGCCGGAAGTATCCACCTCGGCCATCATCAACCGCATCCTGGAACTCAACCGCGCTGACTCAAAGGAATAA
- a CDS encoding TrpB-like pyridoxal phosphate-dependent enzyme, which produces MARKTILPEDQIPRQWYNITPDLPHGLQPPLHPGTLQPPGPDDLAPIFPMPLIEQEVSQERWIDIPEPVLDVYRIWRPTPLVRAVSFEKFLDAPVKIYYKNEGYSPPGSHKPNTAVAQAYFNKEFGIKRLCTETGAGQWGSALAFACSFFDLECKVFMVRISYDQKPYRRLMMMTWGATCVASPTDTTDAGRKILETNPDSPGSLGLAISEAVETAVTSKDIPTRYCLGSVLNHVLLHQTVVGQEAKKQMEMVGDYPDVVIGCAGGGSNFAGLSFPFAQDKINGKEVQIIAAEPTSCPTMTRGPFAYDLGDVAGMTPLLAMFTLGHDFVPPPIHAGGLRYHGMAPLISQLIRDGIIEPRAYHNLETFEAGLDWAKTEGYISAPETNHALAAVIEVAKEAKEEGKEKTILVNWSGHGLLDLAAYEDYLAGKLTDFALPEEEIKRALKAIEGLPKPQ; this is translated from the coding sequence ATGGCCAGAAAGACAATTTTACCCGAGGATCAGATTCCGCGACAGTGGTATAACATTACCCCTGATCTGCCGCATGGATTGCAGCCGCCTCTCCACCCGGGTACCTTGCAGCCGCCAGGGCCAGATGACCTGGCCCCGATTTTCCCCATGCCTTTGATCGAGCAGGAGGTCAGTCAGGAACGCTGGATTGATATCCCTGAACCCGTTCTGGATGTTTACCGGATCTGGCGACCCACACCTCTTGTCAGGGCCGTAAGCTTTGAAAAATTCCTGGATGCTCCGGTTAAGATTTATTACAAGAACGAGGGCTACTCGCCTCCAGGCAGTCACAAACCCAACACCGCTGTAGCCCAGGCTTACTTTAATAAAGAATTTGGCATCAAACGTCTTTGCACCGAAACGGGCGCTGGACAGTGGGGAAGCGCTTTGGCCTTTGCCTGCTCCTTTTTTGATCTGGAATGCAAGGTCTTCATGGTCAGAATCAGCTATGATCAGAAGCCGTATCGCCGGTTAATGATGATGACCTGGGGCGCCACTTGTGTAGCCAGCCCAACCGACACTACCGACGCCGGCCGCAAGATACTGGAGACGAACCCCGACTCGCCGGGCTCCCTGGGTCTCGCCATCAGTGAAGCCGTGGAAACGGCCGTCACCAGCAAGGATATCCCCACTCGTTACTGCCTGGGCAGCGTGCTCAATCACGTCCTGCTTCACCAGACCGTCGTTGGACAGGAGGCCAAAAAACAGATGGAGATGGTAGGCGATTACCCGGACGTGGTCATTGGTTGCGCCGGTGGAGGCTCCAACTTTGCAGGCCTGTCCTTTCCGTTCGCTCAGGACAAAATTAACGGCAAGGAGGTTCAGATCATCGCGGCTGAGCCCACTTCCTGCCCGACCATGACCCGCGGGCCTTTTGCTTACGACCTTGGTGACGTGGCAGGCATGACCCCTCTGCTGGCTATGTTCACCCTGGGACACGACTTTGTGCCTCCGCCGATCCACGCCGGCGGCCTGCGGTATCACGGCATGGCCCCGCTGATCAGCCAGTTGATTCGAGACGGAATAATTGAACCCCGGGCCTACCACAATCTTGAAACCTTTGAAGCCGGTTTGGATTGGGCTAAGACTGAAGGCTACATCAGCGCCCCGGAAACCAACCACGCCTTGGCCGCGGTCATCGAGGTGGCGAAAGAGGCCAAGGAGGAAGGTAAGGAGAAGACCATCCTGGTCAACTGGAGCGGCCACGGCCTTCTCGACCTGGCGGCCTATGAGGATTACCTCGCTGGCAAGCTGACCGACTTCGCTCTGCCAGAAGAGGAGATTAAAAGGGCTTTAAAGGCCATCGAAGGCCTGCCCAAGCCCCAGTAG
- a CDS encoding glycosyltransferase family 9 protein, giving the protein MTGRPETANPPEDEEKLLVLLRGALGDVLLTLPFLAALPVHFGVQSLTLVGRRTILELLASQPFVSLIMDHDQAEWAGLYQDPPRIPARLSRRLLSHKGAIVLTKASSDPALCGLKKLGLKFVLAVPSRAPLGSKTHVTDHMFAASGVEPFPEPVSIRPTLEALDRAAAFLESKRLDHRSWLALHPGSGGIKKNWNLDQWIELAGELHKRLGFDSLFVLGPAEAGFGEIIERKLGPQKTFLAQDLPLPFLAALLSLSRGYIGHDSGVTHLSAKLGLPTVAIFGPTDPACWAPRGPKVEVLSPPMKPDPRAIWDWLNSRQILQALQKIY; this is encoded by the coding sequence ATGACTGGTCGGCCCGAGACGGCTAACCCGCCTGAAGATGAAGAGAAGTTACTTGTCCTGCTCCGGGGCGCCCTGGGTGACGTTCTCCTGACCTTACCTTTTCTGGCGGCCCTGCCAGTCCACTTTGGCGTCCAATCCCTGACCCTCGTCGGAAGACGCACCATTCTTGAGCTCCTGGCCAGCCAGCCGTTTGTTTCCTTGATCATGGACCATGACCAGGCTGAGTGGGCCGGCCTCTACCAGGACCCGCCTCGAATTCCGGCACGCCTATCCCGGCGGCTGCTCTCCCACAAGGGGGCCATCGTTCTGACTAAAGCCAGCTCTGACCCGGCTTTATGCGGGTTAAAAAAACTAGGGCTGAAATTCGTCCTGGCTGTTCCATCCCGTGCCCCTTTAGGAAGTAAGACACATGTAACTGACCATATGTTTGCAGCGTCGGGTGTTGAGCCTTTTCCTGAACCGGTTTCCATCAGGCCGACATTAGAAGCATTGGACCGGGCTGCGGCCTTTCTTGAGAGTAAGCGACTCGACCACCGCTCCTGGCTGGCCCTTCATCCCGGGAGTGGCGGGATTAAAAAGAACTGGAACCTTGATCAGTGGATTGAACTGGCCGGGGAGCTTCATAAGAGGCTTGGCTTTGATAGCCTTTTTGTGCTCGGCCCGGCTGAAGCGGGGTTTGGTGAGATCATTGAAAGAAAATTGGGGCCTCAAAAAACCTTTCTGGCTCAGGATCTGCCGCTTCCCTTCCTGGCAGCCTTGCTGAGTCTCAGCCGGGGCTATATTGGGCATGACAGCGGCGTGACCCACCTGTCTGCGAAACTGGGCCTGCCAACAGTGGCTATATTCGGTCCCACCGATCCGGCCTGTTGGGCCCCGAGGGGGCCAAAAGTCGAAGTTCTCTCCCCCCCTATGAAACCGGACCCGCGTGCTATCTGGGATTGGTTGAACTCGCGTCAGATCCTTCAGGCGCTGCAAAAAATTTACTAG
- a CDS encoding molybdopterin molybdotransferase MoeA, producing the protein MISFQEALTLILENAPLGKIEQVSLFEATGRILAQDVVSRVDSPLLDIALMDGYAVFSEDVASARPDQKVGLSLISFQGAGDLPGQALKPGTAIRVTTGAAIPPGAEAVLAQEFTRKEEGQVWCFNNAEPGLNILPKGTDVKAGEIIAKEGERLHAALVGLLACAGLDRVRVITRPRVAVIATGDEVAAPGRSLRPGQVYASNMVETIGWLKAFGLPEAAFRIVTDKVDEIKAAITETCSEADIFITSGGAWQSERDLMIEVLQDLGWQGIFRQVRLRPGKAAAFGLLENRPFFILSGGPPSYEMAFLELALPGILAMAGWQGPVFPTVTARLEEPIRGQKDWTQALHAKVIFRDGTWRVRPYQTASRLSSMAHKDGIILLPEGQAELSAGEEIAVQLVSSQPLS; encoded by the coding sequence ATGATCAGCTTTCAAGAGGCCTTAACCCTCATCCTGGAAAATGCGCCTCTGGGAAAAATTGAACAAGTCAGCCTGTTTGAGGCGACCGGCCGGATTCTGGCTCAGGACGTGGTCTCGAGGGTGGACAGTCCTTTGCTTGATATCGCTCTTATGGATGGATACGCCGTCTTTTCCGAGGACGTGGCCTCTGCCCGGCCTGATCAAAAGGTTGGCTTAAGTCTGATCAGTTTTCAAGGCGCTGGCGACCTTCCCGGTCAGGCGCTCAAGCCGGGTACGGCTATTCGAGTTACCACCGGGGCCGCCATACCTCCTGGCGCTGAGGCGGTTCTGGCTCAGGAGTTCACCCGAAAGGAAGAGGGGCAGGTTTGGTGTTTCAATAACGCCGAACCGGGGCTAAATATCCTGCCCAAGGGAACGGATGTTAAGGCAGGTGAAATCATAGCCAAAGAAGGGGAGCGGCTTCACGCGGCCCTGGTCGGTCTCTTGGCCTGCGCCGGCCTGGATCGCGTTCGCGTCATAACCCGGCCCCGGGTAGCGGTTATCGCTACGGGTGATGAAGTGGCTGCCCCGGGCCGTTCTTTACGTCCGGGTCAGGTTTACGCCAGTAACATGGTGGAAACCATCGGCTGGCTCAAGGCCTTTGGCCTGCCAGAGGCAGCCTTTCGCATTGTGACCGATAAGGTTGATGAGATAAAAGCGGCCATCACAGAGACATGCTCAGAGGCAGACATCTTCATTACCAGCGGCGGGGCCTGGCAAAGCGAGCGGGACCTCATGATCGAGGTTCTTCAGGATTTGGGATGGCAGGGAATCTTTCGCCAGGTGCGCCTCAGACCGGGTAAGGCCGCCGCGTTCGGGTTACTGGAAAATCGCCCTTTTTTTATCCTGTCCGGCGGGCCGCCGTCCTATGAAATGGCCTTTCTCGAACTGGCTCTGCCTGGCATACTGGCCATGGCCGGGTGGCAGGGGCCTGTCTTCCCAACAGTAACGGCTCGCCTTGAGGAGCCTATTCGAGGTCAAAAAGACTGGACTCAGGCATTGCACGCCAAGGTGATCTTCCGGGACGGGACCTGGCGGGTCAGGCCTTATCAGACCGCCAGCCGCCTGTCATCCATGGCTCATAAAGACGGGATTATCCTGCTGCCCGAAGGCCAGGCCGAACTATCGGCCGGGGAAGAGATCGCAGTCCAGCTGGTTTCCTCACAGCCTCTCTCATGA
- a CDS encoding YdcF family protein, with translation MFKKIVSNFFFPVLLGLELLLLGLILLWFTPRKTLGKIVILLGVILLAGLSFIPFADMLLTPLEYRYPPLTSLERHFDVKWIVVLGAGHKNDPRIPFTAKLDRPCTVRLTEAIRLHNLLPDTKLILSEGGAVGQVPGARIMADLALALGVDREDIVLEPLSRDTEDQARLIKKLIKNDRLILVTSASHMPRSMALFKKTGLRPIPAPTDHLVKKDPRGRDFGEYFPNAEGILKARTAFHEYMGLIWAKARGQI, from the coding sequence TTGTTTAAGAAAATCGTATCCAATTTCTTCTTTCCTGTCCTTCTTGGCCTGGAGCTGCTTCTTCTTGGCCTGATCCTGCTCTGGTTTACGCCGAGAAAAACGCTCGGGAAAATAGTCATCTTGCTGGGAGTAATTCTGCTGGCCGGGTTAAGTTTCATTCCGTTTGCAGATATGCTCCTTACGCCTCTGGAATACCGGTATCCCCCTTTAACAAGCCTGGAAAGACACTTTGATGTTAAATGGATTGTGGTGCTGGGCGCGGGTCACAAAAATGATCCCAGAATCCCTTTTACCGCAAAACTTGACAGGCCTTGTACCGTCCGCCTCACAGAAGCGATCAGGCTTCATAACTTGCTGCCAGACACCAAACTCATCCTGTCTGAGGGAGGCGCTGTCGGCCAGGTGCCTGGAGCAAGGATTATGGCTGATCTTGCCTTGGCCCTGGGAGTTGACAGGGAAGACATTGTCCTGGAGCCTCTTTCTAGAGACACTGAGGATCAGGCCCGATTAATCAAAAAACTAATTAAAAATGACCGGCTTATTCTGGTGACCTCTGCCAGCCATATGCCTCGGTCTATGGCGCTTTTTAAAAAGACGGGCCTGCGGCCCATTCCGGCGCCAACGGACCATTTAGTTAAAAAAGACCCGAGAGGAAGGGATTTTGGGGAATACTTTCCGAACGCTGAAGGCATCCTCAAGGCCAGGACGGCCTTTCATGAATATATGGGCTTGATCTGGGCGAAGGCCAGAGGACAGATCTAG
- the mobB gene encoding molybdopterin-guanine dinucleotide biosynthesis protein B, translated as MKNRPPLPPVVCIVGRSNSGKTTLIEKLLPEFSRLSLAVGTIKHDIHGFDVDIPGKDSWRHRQAGARITVISSPTKLALIRDTDHDLGLDELVVFFKGLDLILTEGYKRERNPKVEIHRAEVHAEPLCQGDDNLIAFVCDTPLDLGVPRFGLGDTAGLAAFLKDYFRV; from the coding sequence ATGAAAAACAGACCCCCTCTCCCTCCGGTTGTCTGTATCGTGGGCCGGTCGAATTCAGGTAAAACGACATTAATCGAAAAGCTGCTGCCAGAATTTTCCCGCCTTTCCCTGGCCGTGGGCACGATCAAGCACGACATCCACGGATTCGATGTAGATATCCCAGGCAAGGATAGCTGGCGGCACCGGCAGGCTGGCGCCAGAATAACCGTCATTTCTTCACCGACCAAACTGGCTCTGATTCGGGACACGGATCACGATCTGGGCCTTGATGAACTGGTTGTCTTCTTCAAAGGCTTGGACCTCATCCTGACTGAAGGATACAAGCGTGAAAGAAACCCCAAGGTAGAAATTCATCGAGCGGAAGTCCATGCCGAACCGCTCTGCCAGGGTGACGACAACCTGATTGCCTTTGTTTGCGACACACCGCTCGACCTGGGCGTTCCCCGCTTCGGTCTGGGTGACACAGCCGGGCTGGCCGCTTTTCTTAAAGATTATTTCCGCGTGTAA
- a CDS encoding dTDP-4-dehydrorhamnose 3,5-epimerase family protein, whose protein sequence is MEFIDGIETMELRVIPDERGRLMEMLRADDPVFEKFGQVYLSTTYPGVVKAWHMHRLQHDNVACVRGMIKLVIHDPREDSPTHGMINEFFMGEHNPLLVKIPPGLHHGWKCISETEAYIINVPTMVYNYENPDEVRLDPHENDIPYDWSARDG, encoded by the coding sequence ATGGAGTTCATTGATGGGATCGAAACGATGGAACTCAGGGTCATCCCGGATGAACGCGGTCGGCTCATGGAGATGCTGAGAGCGGATGATCCTGTTTTTGAAAAGTTCGGGCAGGTCTATCTTTCGACCACCTATCCTGGAGTGGTCAAGGCCTGGCATATGCACCGGCTGCAGCATGATAATGTTGCCTGCGTGCGCGGCATGATCAAACTGGTCATTCACGACCCTCGCGAGGATTCTCCGACACACGGCATGATCAACGAGTTCTTCATGGGTGAGCATAATCCCCTTCTGGTGAAGATTCCGCCGGGTCTCCATCATGGCTGGAAGTGTATAAGCGAGACGGAAGCTTACATAATCAATGTTCCGACCATGGTTTACAACTACGAAAATCCGGACGAGGTCCGCCTCGACCCGCATGAGAACGACATTCCCTATGACTGGTCGGCCCGAGACGGCTAA
- a CDS encoding molybdopterin biosynthesis protein: protein MSPAQKFKRHVYLNLKSLEEARKIFLNRFDLGSRLQAETIPVDQALDRITASPIFARFSSPGFHAAAMDGIAVKAEDTYGASADKPIRLKVGKQAFYLNTGHLLPEGTNAVIMIEDIEALDDNKVQIEAAAFPWQHVRKVGEDIVATEMILPQNSRLGPYELGAVAASGHQQVAVKKRPEVHIIPTGSELIAIGKLTKEPEPGQMVEFNSVMLKALVARAGGEPVVYDIVPDDYKYILTALREAVEGKSDLVIINAGSSAGSEDYTAAAIAELGEVLVHGVTIMPGKPTILGAIKDKPVIGNPGYPVSAVISFEQFAQPVLAGLLSIMTPQRPRIEVTPSQAFPSRLGLEEFLRVKVGRIGAQTVAVPLPRGAGSITTLTRADGIIRIPAESEGVGTEEKVEAELLRPLEEVEGTLVIIGSHDNTLDVLADFITRRDFSITLSSGNVGSLGGLLTLKKGFSHLAGTHLLDTDTGEYNISYLKKYLTGLALRLVNLVTRQQGFIVPKGNPKQIKGFDDLTRKDVVLVNRQPGSGTRILLDYHLEQLGVDPAQINGYQREEFTHMAVAVDVLSGRADTGVGILAAARALGLDFVPVTIERYDLVIPEKFWEDRKIKILLEVIRSDEFKNAVLAMGGYGVEQTGEILWTWDGVDR from the coding sequence ATGAGTCCTGCTCAAAAATTTAAACGGCACGTTTACCTGAACCTGAAAAGCCTGGAAGAGGCGCGAAAGATATTTCTGAACCGATTTGATCTTGGGTCCCGCCTGCAAGCAGAGACCATCCCTGTTGACCAGGCCCTGGACCGGATCACGGCCAGTCCGATCTTCGCCCGATTTTCCTCCCCCGGTTTTCACGCCGCAGCCATGGACGGGATCGCCGTAAAGGCTGAGGATACTTACGGCGCCTCTGCGGATAAGCCCATAAGGCTCAAGGTTGGCAAGCAGGCCTTCTACCTCAATACCGGCCACCTGCTGCCTGAAGGAACCAATGCGGTCATCATGATTGAAGACATCGAGGCCCTGGATGATAACAAGGTTCAGATTGAGGCCGCGGCCTTTCCCTGGCAGCATGTACGCAAGGTGGGCGAGGACATCGTGGCCACGGAAATGATCCTGCCGCAGAACTCCCGGTTAGGCCCATACGAACTTGGCGCGGTCGCGGCCTCCGGTCATCAGCAGGTCGCGGTAAAAAAGCGGCCCGAGGTGCACATCATCCCCACCGGTTCTGAACTCATCGCCATCGGCAAGCTGACGAAAGAGCCTGAACCGGGCCAGATGGTGGAATTTAATTCGGTCATGCTCAAAGCCCTGGTGGCGCGGGCCGGCGGGGAGCCGGTAGTTTACGACATCGTTCCGGACGATTATAAGTACATCCTGACCGCGCTCCGTGAGGCGGTTGAGGGGAAGAGCGATTTGGTGATCATCAATGCCGGGTCTTCGGCAGGCAGTGAAGATTACACCGCCGCGGCCATAGCCGAACTGGGTGAAGTTCTGGTGCACGGGGTGACGATCATGCCTGGGAAGCCCACCATCTTAGGGGCCATTAAGGACAAGCCTGTCATTGGCAACCCGGGCTACCCTGTCTCGGCGGTCATCTCCTTCGAACAGTTTGCCCAACCGGTTTTGGCCGGGCTCTTGAGTATTATGACTCCCCAGCGGCCTAGAATCGAGGTCACTCCTTCCCAGGCCTTCCCTTCCAGGCTGGGTCTGGAAGAGTTCTTAAGGGTCAAGGTGGGCCGCATCGGCGCGCAAACCGTGGCCGTGCCGCTGCCTCGAGGGGCCGGTTCCATCACCACCCTGACTCGGGCCGACGGCATCATCCGTATCCCGGCTGAGAGCGAAGGGGTTGGCACTGAGGAGAAGGTCGAAGCCGAACTCTTGCGCCCCCTCGAAGAAGTCGAAGGCACCCTGGTCATCATCGGCAGTCATGACAACACCCTGGATGTCCTGGCTGACTTCATTACTCGAAGAGATTTCTCCATAACCCTGTCTTCTGGAAATGTGGGCAGCCTGGGCGGCCTCCTGACCCTTAAAAAAGGCTTCAGCCACCTGGCAGGAACTCATCTGCTCGATACAGACACCGGCGAATATAACATCTCCTATCTTAAAAAATATCTCACCGGCCTGGCCTTGCGCCTGGTCAACCTGGTCACACGCCAGCAAGGCTTTATTGTCCCGAAAGGCAACCCGAAACAGATAAAAGGCTTTGATGATCTAACGCGCAAAGATGTGGTTCTGGTCAACCGTCAGCCAGGCTCAGGGACCAGGATTCTCCTTGATTACCACCTCGAGCAGCTAGGCGTTGATCCGGCCCAAATAAACGGATATCAGAGGGAGGAGTTTACGCACATGGCTGTGGCTGTGGATGTGCTCTCCGGTCGGGCCGATACAGGGGTGGGTATTCTTGCGGCCGCCCGGGCCCTCGGGCTCGATTTTGTCCCGGTTACGATCGAGCGCTACGATCTGGTTATCCCCGAAAAATTCTGGGAGGACCGCAAGATCAAGATCCTGCTGGAAGTTATCCGATCCGATGAATTCAAGAATGCGGTTCTGGCCATGGGCGGCTACGGGGTGGAACAAACGGGTGAAATCCTCTGGACCTGGGACGGGGTGGACAGATGA